Part of the Pseudomonas sp. ADAK13 genome is shown below.
CTCGCGGGCGATGATTTGCAGCTCGGTCTCCAGCGCCTCGATACGCCGGCGGCTGTCGTCGACCTCCGCCGGCACCGCGTGCAGGCTGATGGCGACGCGGGCGCAGGCAGTGTCCAGCAGGCTGACGGATTTGTCCGGCAACTGGCGTGCCGGGATGTAGCGGTGGGACAGCTTCACCGAGGCTTCCAGGGCTTCATCGAGGATCTGCACCTGATGGTGTTTTTCCATGGTCGAGGCCACGCCGCGCATCATCAGCAGCGCCTTGTCTTCCGACGGCTCGGCCACTTGCACCACCTGGAAACGGCGGGTCAGGGCCGGGTCCTTTTCGATGTGCTTCTTGTACTCGGCCCAGGTGGTGGCGGCCACGGTACGCAAGGTGCCGCGGGCCAGTGCAGGCTTGAGCAGGTTGGCCGCGTCACCGGTGCCGGCGGCGCCACCGGCACCCACCAGGGTGTGGGCTTCGTCGATAAACAGGATGATCGGTTTCGGCGAGGCCTGGACGTCTTCGATGACCTGGCGCAGGCGCTGCTCGAACTCGCCTTTCATGCTGGCGCCGGCTTGCAGCAGGCCCACGTCCAGGCTGCGCAGTTCCACATCTTTCAGTGCCGGCGGTACGTCACCGGCGACGATGCGCAGGGCGAAACCTTCGACCACGGCGGTCTTGCCGACGCCGGCTTCACCGGTCAGGATCGGGTTGTTCTGGCGCCGACGCATCAGGATGTCCACCAGTTGGCGGATCTCTTCGTCACGCCCCACGATCGGGTCGAGCTTGCCGCTGCGGGCCTGTTCGGTCAGGTCGACGGTGAAGCGCTTGAGGGCTTCCTGCTTGCCCATGGCGCTGGGGGCCATGGCGCCGCTGGCTTCGCCGGGCACCGCGCCGGCGTTGAAACCGTCGCTGGCACTCAAGGCATTTTCGGGCGAGTCGCCGACGTATTCATCGAAGCGCTCGCTCAGGGCTTCGGCCTTGATCTTGTCGAACTCCCCCGACAACCCCAGGAGCGCGTGGCGCAGGCTCGGCGTCTTGAGAATCCCCAGCACCAGGTAACCGGTGCGCACCTGGCTTTCGCCAAACATCAGGCTGCCGTAGACCCAGCCACGTTCGACGGCTTCTTCCACGTGGGACGACAGGTCGGTGATCGACGTCGAGCCACGGGGCAGGCGGTCCAGGGCTTCGGTCAGGTCGCGGGCGAGGCGTGCCGGCTCGACGTTGAACTGACGAATGATGCGGTGCAGGTCCGAGTCCTGCAGTTGCAGCAACTGGTGAAACCAGTGGGCCAGTTCCACGTACGGGTTGCCCCGCAGCTTGCAGAACACGGTGGCGGCTTCGATGGCCTTGTAGGCCACGCTGTTGAGTTTGCCGAACAGTGCGGCGCGACTGATTTCACCCATGCTCTGGATTCCTTGAGGTGTTGGCGTGTTCGGCGTAATGCCGGGCCAGGATTAGGTCGTTGGCGTCGTGCCCGGGTTGGCCGAGCCAGGTGTTGAAGCCCAGACGGAACTGGCCATTGAGTTGCAGCGCCGGCACTTCGGGTTGTTGCAAAACCAGGTTCAGGTCCCAGTCCAGTTCATGGCCCAGGTATTCGGCGACCCAGGCCACCAGCTCGTTGAACGGCTGGCTGCCGGGCAACATGCCCATGTAGTCATCGAGCGTCAGTGGGCCGAGGCGGATACGGAATTTGTGCTGGCGGTCCCACACATGGCTGCCCAGGCAAAAGTCCACGCCCAACTGATTGGCGCTGACACTCACACGGCTGCGCTCGGGCAGTTCCAGCCATTGGCCGACGTACTCTTCGATCTCCACCGGCAGGCCGAAGTACTCACCGAGAATCGCCTTGAGGCCATCCGGGTAGCGGGTTTGCGCCGACAGATGGCCGCTGTAATGCAGTTTCGCCGTGTCGGGGATCAGGCCCTGGTTGAGCAGGCTCGGTGTACCGCGACCGCTCAAGGCGGCGAGGCGCGCCGACCAGTAATCATCGTCCGGGCGGTCATGGCTGACGGTGGGTCGCGCCTCGGCCCAAGCCCGATAAAACAGGGTCAGCAGACGGTGGTGGAACACATCCAGGAAGCGCTTGCTGGTGCTGTCGGCGTTGTTGCGCTGGCGCTCGCGCACGTACTCGGTAATGTGCAGCGGCAGCGGGCCGTTGGGGCCACCGAGGCCAAAAAAGAACTGCTCCAGCCGTGCCGGTTTGCCTTCAGCGCCGGGTTCGACCGACGCCAGTGTGGCCGGGGCAAAGGTGCAATCGGCCTGCTGCCCGAGGCGCAACGGATCATCTGCCAGGCGCAGGGAATGCCCCAGGCGCGGCAGGTCTTGCGATTCGCACTCGATACGGCGCAGCGCCTGGAAGAAGTCATATTCCCAGGGCTCCTGATGCATCGCATCCAGGGTACTCACAGGGTCGGACGGCGTCCGGGCTTGGCTTTCCATCGCATGATCTCGCCGCGTTCGGTGGTACGGATCACCGTCTCGGTAAAACTGTTGATCGACACGTAGCGTGCCAGGAACCGTTCAAACACCGCACCGAGCAGGAACACGCCGGTACCGCGGAACGCGTTTTCATCAAATTCCAACGTTATTTCCAGGCCCCGGCCAAACACGATCGGGCCGGGCATCGGCAGGCGGCGGGTCACCGCTTTGCTGCGGACCTCGCGCAGGCCTTCGATCTGCAGTTGCAGGGCGGCGTCGTTGCTGTCGCCATACAGGCGCAGCAGCTCGCGCAGTGCGGCGGCGCCCTGGCCTTGCTCGCTCAGCGACAAGTAGTTCAACGACAACTGGCTGATCAGGCGCCAGGCCTTGGCGTCATGGGCATGGCTGGCGCGCGGGCGGCTCGGCCCGGCGACGCAGCGCACCGCCAGCACCGGCGCGCTGTCGGCCAAGGTGAAGTCAGTTTTGCCATTGCCTACGCTCATGAACAGCGGCAAATCGCGGTTGGTGCACAGCGCAGTCACGCCGAGTTGGCGCAGGTCATGGCGGTATGGCGCTTGCTGGCTGTCCACCAGGCTGACGAAGGTTTCGCTGCCCACGTAGGTGGAGCGCGGCCCGTTGCGGCGTTGGTCGCTCGACAACACGCGGGGTTCGCGGCGTACCGTGTAGTAAGCCTGGTCACGACCGTAGCGCGACGGATCGCGCACGGCGTAGAACGGCAAAAATGGCTGCTCCGGGCCGGTGCCGTGGCCCGTGATACCGCTGAGGGAGTGAATCTCGAAATCCATCGGCCGGGTGCGGTCGGCAATCACGTGGTGTTCGTTGACCCGCTCGGACAAGTGAATCCGGTCCACCCGCTTGGGAAACAGGTTGATCGCCGGCGTGCAGAACGGCACGAATTGCGCCTTGCCGACGCTGCCTTCCAGGCTCGGATCGTGACGGTCGAACAGCACAATCAGTTCCAGCTCCTGGCCGTCGCAGCGTTTTACCGCGCGGCTCAGTTCCGCGAACTCGACGAACAAAAAACGGTGGGGCAGGGCGAAGTATTCCTGAAGCAGGCGATAGCCCTGAAAGGCGCGCGGCACCACCGGCATCGCGGCATCGGCGTCGTCAAAACCCCGGGAGCGCAAGGCATCCGGCGGCAGGCGTTCCACCCAATCACCGCCGGGCTTGCGCGCGAACACCGCACAGGCATTGCCCAGCAGTTGTTCGTAGAGGCGGAACGGTTGTTCGTCGGCACCGCTGAGGTACAGCGGCAAGTTATCCAGCGCGAGGCTGTTGAACGGTAACTCGGCGCCGGTACGCAGGGTCAGGCGCAGGCCGGCCTTGGCCTTGGGTTCACTGGCGGCCAGGCGCCCCAACACTGCGGACGGGTTGCCGAAGTATTCGGCCTGGGCGACTTGCAACGGCCATAACGTCACCGGGTGAGCGGTGCGGTACTCGCAGCAGGTCTGGGTTTCGCGGCCCAGTGCGGCGCGCAATACCGTATCGCGGGGCAGCGGAAAACCGCTGGCCAGGGAGCCTTCATCGGGATCGGCCTGCAACTGCACCACGGTCATCGACGGGGTCGGTGCCAGGTAGTGCGGGTAGGCGATTTCCAGCAGGTTGTGGGTGAAGGTCGGGTACTCGGCGTCGAGCTTGAGCTGTACCCGCGCCGTGAGATAAGCAAAACCTTCGAGCAAGCGTTCCACGTACGGGTCGGCGCAGTCCATGCCGGACAGGGTCAGCCGACTGGCGATCTTCGGGTATTCCTTGGCGAACTCTGCGGCGCTTTCGCGCACGTGGTGCAGTTCCTGGTTGTACAGCTCCAGCAGGCGCGGGTTCATGGGCGCCTCCGCTGGTCGGCGTTCACCACACGCACATGGCCGGACTCCAGGTCCAGGTCGGTTTGCAGCAACAGGCGCAACGGCACCGGCTGCGCCCACAGGTCGCCCTCTATCTCGAAACTCAGGGCGTTATGGTTCATTTCGCCATGGCCGACGCGTGCCTTGACCCGCAGGGTATGGCGCAGGATACGTGGCTCGAAGGTGGCGATAGCCTGTTGGATCAAGGCTTCCAGGGCACTCACATCGACACTGGAGACACTGTTGCCCGCCAGCGCCGGCAGCCCGTAATTGACCACCGACGTACCGGCGGGCGTGTGCAGCGTGGCATCGGCGTTGAGCAATGAAGTGGTGTTGAGCAGCCACGTCAGGTCACGCAGCACCGAGGCTTTCAATTGGCTCAGGGACAGCACGCGTTTGTCGGCGCTTTCCTTGGGATTGGTCGGGTCATCGTCGGTCAACCGGTCCAGCAGGGACGGTTGCAGGCGATCGCGGGAAGCAATTTCAGTTACCACCAAAGCAGCTCCACGGACGGGTTGCGAGAGGAACAGGGGGCTTGCAGCCGCCGCCTGGGGCGGCGGCTACAGGGGCAATCAGCGTTTGGTGTTGGAGCGAATGTTCCAGCCGAACTTGATCGCGCCGCCGTCTTTGGTGCCGTCGGCTTTCTGTGGCTGGTAGTCCACCATCACCTGGGCAAAGTTCAGGGTGACGTTTTCGGTCAGGCGATCATCGCTGCCCGAACCGCCGGTGCTCAGGGAAGTCACCAGCACTTCTTCCAGGTTGATGATCATGTACTCGACCTGGCTTTCACCGCCGGCCTTGCGCACGGTCAGGGTGACCTTGTCGATGTGCTTGCCGCTGGCGCAGTGCATCATCAGGTTCGGCGAGGCCTTGTCGACGTACTTGGTCAGCGACAGGTCCTGGATATTCACCTTGCCCGCGCCGCCGCCACCGCCCACGTGCATGTTGCCGGACTGGGCCATGCCCCAGCTCCAGTTCAGTACGTCGATTTCGTCCTTGTGGGCCTTGTCCATGGACTCGCCCTTGATGTCGCCGATCTTGATGAAAATATCAACAGCCATGTTTTCTCCCTGTGTGGTCTCAGCCACGATATTTGGTTAACCCAAGGGCGGTGCTTTTCTGTGGGAGCCGGGCTTGCCCGCGATGGCATCACTGCGGTCTGACTGACAGACCGCGTCGCCTGCATCGCGGGCAAGCCCGGCTCCCACAAAAAGCCCGATCCCGGCGGATCTTTATTACGCGCCTTTCGCCGAAGGCAGTTTCGATACCAGGCGCAGCGACACGGTCAGCCCTTCGAGCTGGTAGTGCGGGCGCAGGTAGAACCTGGAGTTGTAATACCCCGGGTTGCCTTCAACGTCTTCCACGATCACCTCGGCAGCGGCCAATGGATGCTGGGCCTTGGTGGTTTCGGTGGAGTGCGCCGGGTCGCCGTCGACGTAGTTGAGGATCCAGTCCTGCAACCAACGCTGCATCTCGTCCTTCTCTTTGAAGGAGCCGATCTTGTCGCGCACGATGCACTTCAAGTAGTGGGCGAAACGGCAGGTGGCGAACAGGTACGGCAGGCGTGCGGCCAGGTTGGCGTTGGCGGTGGCGTCCGGGTCATCGTATTCGGCCGGTTTCTGCAACGACTGGGCGCCGATGAAGGCAGCGAAGTCGGTGTTTTTCTTGTGCAGCAGCGGCATGAAGCCGTTCTTCGCCAGTTCCGCTTCACGGCGGTCGCTGATGGCGATTTCGGTCGGGCACTTCATGTCCACGCCGCCGTCATCGGTCGGGAAGGTGTGGGCTGGCAGGTTCTCGACTTCACCGCCCGACTCCACGCCACGGATGCGCGAGCACCAGCCGAAGTGTTTGAACGAACGGTTGATGTTCACCG
Proteins encoded:
- the tssE gene encoding type VI secretion system baseplate subunit TssE; the protein is MVTEIASRDRLQPSLLDRLTDDDPTNPKESADKRVLSLSQLKASVLRDLTWLLNTTSLLNADATLHTPAGTSVVNYGLPALAGNSVSSVDVSALEALIQQAIATFEPRILRHTLRVKARVGHGEMNHNALSFEIEGDLWAQPVPLRLLLQTDLDLESGHVRVVNADQRRRP
- the tssG gene encoding type VI secretion system baseplate subunit TssG; translated protein: MESQARTPSDPVSTLDAMHQEPWEYDFFQALRRIECESQDLPRLGHSLRLADDPLRLGQQADCTFAPATLASVEPGAEGKPARLEQFFFGLGGPNGPLPLHITEYVRERQRNNADSTSKRFLDVFHHRLLTLFYRAWAEARPTVSHDRPDDDYWSARLAALSGRGTPSLLNQGLIPDTAKLHYSGHLSAQTRYPDGLKAILGEYFGLPVEIEEYVGQWLELPERSRVSVSANQLGVDFCLGSHVWDRQHKFRIRLGPLTLDDYMGMLPGSQPFNELVAWVAEYLGHELDWDLNLVLQQPEVPALQLNGQFRLGFNTWLGQPGHDANDLILARHYAEHANTSRNPEHG
- the tssH gene encoding type VI secretion system ATPase TssH; translation: MGEISRAALFGKLNSVAYKAIEAATVFCKLRGNPYVELAHWFHQLLQLQDSDLHRIIRQFNVEPARLARDLTEALDRLPRGSTSITDLSSHVEEAVERGWVYGSLMFGESQVRTGYLVLGILKTPSLRHALLGLSGEFDKIKAEALSERFDEYVGDSPENALSASDGFNAGAVPGEASGAMAPSAMGKQEALKRFTVDLTEQARSGKLDPIVGRDEEIRQLVDILMRRRQNNPILTGEAGVGKTAVVEGFALRIVAGDVPPALKDVELRSLDVGLLQAGASMKGEFEQRLRQVIEDVQASPKPIILFIDEAHTLVGAGGAAGTGDAANLLKPALARGTLRTVAATTWAEYKKHIEKDPALTRRFQVVQVAEPSEDKALLMMRGVASTMEKHHQVQILDEALEASVKLSHRYIPARQLPDKSVSLLDTACARVAISLHAVPAEVDDSRRRIEALETELQIIAREHAIGIAIGARQTNSEALLSAERERLATLETRWAEEKTLVDELLATRATLREKAGVVDSDAGNNESDELRAKLVDLQQRLSTLQGETPLILPTVDYQAVASVVADWTGIPVGRMARNELETVLNLDQHLKKRIIGQDHALQMIAKRIQTSRAGLDNPSKPIGVFMLAGTSGVGKTETALALAEAMYGGEQNVITINMSEFQEAHTVSTLKGAPPGYIGYGEGGVLTEAVRRKPYSVVLLDEVEKAHPDVHEIFFQVFDKGVMEDGEGRVIDFKNTLILLTTNAGTELISRVCKDPANIPEPEEIAKALRQPLLEIFPPALLGRLVTIPYYPLSDEMLKAITRLQLNRIKKRVENTHKVDFNYDDDVVDLIVSRCTETESGGRMIDTLLTNSLLPDMSREFLTRMLEGKALAGVRISTRDNELHYDFSDAA
- the tssF gene encoding type VI secretion system baseplate subunit TssF — encoded protein: MNPRLLELYNQELHHVRESAAEFAKEYPKIASRLTLSGMDCADPYVERLLEGFAYLTARVQLKLDAEYPTFTHNLLEIAYPHYLAPTPSMTVVQLQADPDEGSLASGFPLPRDTVLRAALGRETQTCCEYRTAHPVTLWPLQVAQAEYFGNPSAVLGRLAASEPKAKAGLRLTLRTGAELPFNSLALDNLPLYLSGADEQPFRLYEQLLGNACAVFARKPGGDWVERLPPDALRSRGFDDADAAMPVVPRAFQGYRLLQEYFALPHRFLFVEFAELSRAVKRCDGQELELIVLFDRHDPSLEGSVGKAQFVPFCTPAINLFPKRVDRIHLSERVNEHHVIADRTRPMDFEIHSLSGITGHGTGPEQPFLPFYAVRDPSRYGRDQAYYTVRREPRVLSSDQRRNGPRSTYVGSETFVSLVDSQQAPYRHDLRQLGVTALCTNRDLPLFMSVGNGKTDFTLADSAPVLAVRCVAGPSRPRASHAHDAKAWRLISQLSLNYLSLSEQGQGAAALRELLRLYGDSNDAALQLQIEGLREVRSKAVTRRLPMPGPIVFGRGLEITLEFDENAFRGTGVFLLGAVFERFLARYVSINSFTETVIRTTERGEIMRWKAKPGRRPTL
- a CDS encoding Hcp family type VI secretion system effector, whose translation is MAVDIFIKIGDIKGESMDKAHKDEIDVLNWSWGMAQSGNMHVGGGGGAGKVNIQDLSLTKYVDKASPNLMMHCASGKHIDKVTLTVRKAGGESQVEYMIINLEEVLVTSLSTGGSGSDDRLTENVTLNFAQVMVDYQPQKADGTKDGGAIKFGWNIRSNTKR